The Lolium perenne isolate Kyuss_39 unplaced genomic scaffold, Kyuss_2.0 unplaced28, whole genome shotgun sequence genomic sequence CGATGTCATACAATAGTTCTTGATTGCTGCGTAGATAGGTTGAAGGTCACTTATGGGGGCTTGAGAGTCATAGGCTTCAACAAAGTGTTGGCATCTAACATCATCAAATACAAATAAGAATTAATATAAATGGCCATAGATACTGCAACAATTAATTAAAAAAACAAACAGTTAAAGATGAATTAACCATGGATACTGCAAAATCAATCCAAAAGAACAATGAGCTAGAAATTATAACGGATACCAGTATGCATCAGCAAGGAGTGACAACCAAAGAAAAGTACAGTGAACATTTTACTAACTTTCAGATATTTGTTAGGAAGCACCGAGTTCAGATGTAGCCTTGCTACCATATCAGGCATCGATTATCAATGCCCCCTTGGACAATGATCTGGTCATGGTCTTTTTGCCTGCATTGCAAGCTTGAGCGATCGTGTGTAGTACAAACGAACTCTCGGTACATAAATAACATCATTTTTCATATGTAAGCCGGCACTATCTACCCAACAAAATGAAATGAGGAGCGAATTCAGACGGGAGATTTCGCCTCATTGGCACAAAAAGATTTTTGGGAAATAGCATCTTTAGTATAAATATTGAGAAGCTGGCACTATTTTTTCTTACCTTACACATACTAATGGTATTTTAAGACCAGGATGATTATAATTAATTAAATTTAGGTCTAATCATGTAATCTGTGAATCATGAAAGGCTAACCTATACCTTTTAACATCTatgaaaaaagaagagaaaatcCTTAGCATACATGCTCAACTAATTTGTGCATCAGTTTCTTAGTGGTTGATAATGAAGACCCATAAGTATGGTTAATGGGCAAGACATAGCATATTACTTTTTACATGGTAGCAGCCTAGCAGGACATGAAGATCATTTTCAGGGATCCAAAAACTAACCTAGACCAGAAGAATTTACATACAAATTATTTCAGCCTTTTGTCATTTAGGAGAAATAGCCATATCGATAATATAAACTTTGGGGCACTCATTTTTTATAAGTCCTATTCTGAAAAATATAGAACTGAGTGTCATATAATGGCATCTTGCAACCAACCCCATGAAGACATGGGTATTACCACATTTCTCAAGCTTAGAGTATGGGCTTATTATGTCAACTGGACATGCTGCATTTTCTTAAAGATAAGCTAAAACAAAGTCGATATTAATGAAAAGGGCCAGAGCATACCATTCTAGCTCTACAACAACATTCTCATATAGAAGCTATTGGATTCTGATGATAAGTCTAAACTTTGTAGGTTTCCTATCAAACAAAGAGCACAATTTGGATGCAAACAGGAGCTACAATATAACTATTGGGACTAATGCACGAAATTGCTGGCCAAAAACACAACTATACTGGCCAAAAAATAATCCCCTTGCCCATCCTATCAAATAAGACCAGCTCAATTTCACCACCTTCATTTGCACCGACATGACAGAACCAACAATTAACAAAATCGATTGGATCCAGTGGAGACATACATAATGACAGATATATAAATCAGAAATTCAATGTACTGTGAGGATTCTAGGTAGAAGAGAAAGAGAGGCGAGGCCAGGAAGGAAATGGGCTGATGCGACAAATGCAGCTAGGCTCTCTGCACAACAAAAAGTGGATACTGCCAGGAGCACGAAGATTATCAAATATTCATGCATATCTACACCATATATAGGAATTGAAGAAAAGGATAAAAGTGGGGATTAATATAGATGACTAAATAAGGGTATATATTACATGCACAATGCAATTAGAGAATTAACATCATAATCCGTAGCATAAGAATTGCTCGAGACATCTGTCAGTATTCAAACCAAACCTCGTTTACGGTTCTGCAATTGATTAAGTGGAAAAATTAGTACCTCAGATAATGTAAGTTTTATGACCTATAGATTATTCTAGTTTAAGTCTAGAAACCAAAGAGACGATTTAGTTTAGTAGTGATCTTGACGGGATACCCATGATTTTACCAGGAAAAGGACAATTTTGGCAAACAGTAACGATTCAAGTTGAATACTACGTGTTAATTAAATATAGCCACAATAAGCCAAACTCATATACAGGAAACAATGACTTTCATACTGCAAAGCTGATTGACATTGGATACTTTTTCTACATCACGAAACATGTTTATGCTGAATGAATTGATATCATGATAAATAGGATGCACTAAGAGAATGATAATCCAATTTCAAATTTGGTTATGTGATATATTCTTCCTTGGCTTCTCAACTGCGGCACTTCTCTAATAACCGTGAAATTAATTTGAATATTCATCAGCCCGAATCAATTCAGATCTTACCTTGCACATGAACATGCCCTCTTTATGAGACCATGCACCTTTGTTTCCATCTGTGTTCAAGTAAGTACTCTTTGCAGCAAACCAATATCTTTTTATCTCTATAAATAAAGTGTGCCCGGGTCACAATATAAAAGTCAGCACTGTTGGATCTCTCAAGAACACTGGAAATATGGCAAAAAGCTCAAAACTGGAATAATGACTCAAAATGGAGTAAAACTCCCCATTAACTAAAAAAATACATGTACAGTCCACACATAGCAGAGAATGCTTAACCCTTAGATATAAGGGTAATAAGTAATCATGTAAATGAAAAAGGGAAAGAATATTAATTGGAAAATACGGTGAACATTTACCTGGGAATTGCGGGGCCTCTGGAGTGAAGCGTTGAATGGCCAATATAGGATCAGTAGTTAATGTAAGGATAATCTGTGATATTCATAATATCCCACAATCAAATTGTACCCAAATATAGCTGCAAAGAGTCGAATCAAATGAATAATGAAGGAAGCTGAAGTGTGATAAGTGAAGATAGCACTGTAAAGCATTCTATGGTAAACCAGGGTAGGATCAAATGCATCAAATGGAGCCAGCAATTTTGCACCAGCACacttatgttttttttttgttgcaaaTAGGATTAAACCTTTTGGTAAATGTAAAGCTAAGATATGTATGAAAATGGAGGAGATTTACATTTGTAACAGTGATTTCTTCCTCTTTAGCCATGGGAGTCGCACAAAGCTGCAAGAACCAAGAAACACATCAGCACATCGACTTAAAATTTGGAGCATAGAATGTGAGAAAACAGTGATCATACGAAACATGCCCTTCGATCTAGTGAAAAACGAAATGGGGAGCCGACCCTATGCTTTGTTAAACTCGGTTGTTCTATTCCTTAGTTTGGCGAAGCTGTATGCCCAGCAGTGTGTAATCGTATTCTTAAAACCGTATGTCTTTATAATTTTAAAGTCGGGCAATATCTTGCctgttatctaaaaaaaaaagacGAAATGGCATGCCAGGGGTTGTTCCTGAGCACATAGTTGCCTATTGAACAGTAGCATATTGAACCTGTCCTTTGATATACATAGTAGAAGGGCTAATGGCATTCCACGAGTTGTTCTTGAGCACATAGTTGAACAATCAGGTGCAGGTGGGTGTTTCTTATCTAGAAGGACCAGGCTGAGTTGCAGGCAGTTCTAGAGGATTAAGTAAATACTCACGTTTAGAAAAACGAAAAGCATAAGAATATTCAAAGTAATTTTCCAAGAAACCATGAGCCGTTTTCATTCCATTCAGCTTATAAATTTGTAATTAAGCAAGAGTAGTTTTGGTTAGAAAAGAAAAGGCACTAAACAAAGTGTAACCTGGATACGGTGGATGTTTTGAACAAACGTACTAAACCCAGCTGGAAGCAGACATAGAGTACATAGCGGATAATCCAGCCGGAACATTCATCGACTTCTTGAGCCTATACAGGACATATAGCTAAATAAATGGTTCTCACTGGTGGCACACCATACTTCTAACTTTACAACAAAACTAAGCAAGCTCATATTCAGAAATCAGAACCAATTCCTTCTTGAGCCTATACAGGAAATAAGGAACTGGTGCTTGTAAAAA encodes the following:
- the LOC127334205 gene encoding uncharacterized protein isoform X6; translated protein: MFRLDYPLCTLCLLPAGFSTFVQNIHRIQLCATPMAKEEEITVTNIILTLTTDPILAIQRFTPEAPQFPEIKRYWFAAKSTYLNTDGNKGAWSHKEGMFMCKMPTLC
- the LOC127334205 gene encoding uncharacterized protein isoform X5, translated to MFRLDYPLCTLCLLPAGFSTFVQNIHRIQLCATPMAKEEEITVTNIILTLTTDPILAIQRFTPEAPQFPEIKRYWFAAKSTYLNTDGNKGAWSHKEGMFMCKNRKRGLV